The following are from one region of the Arachis duranensis cultivar V14167 chromosome 10, aradu.V14167.gnm2.J7QH, whole genome shotgun sequence genome:
- the LOC107469663 gene encoding peroxisomal nicotinamide adenine dinucleotide carrier-like isoform X1, whose amino-acid sequence MSDALINGLAGAGGGIISQLITYPLLTLNTRQQTDRDVKKIKSKVGTLDQMCQVVKEEGWERLYGGLIPSLVGTAASQGVYYYFYQIFRNRAEEAALTQKKIGISDGSVGMLSSLFIAALSGSLNVLLTNPIWVVVTRMQTQRKESNKKDPDMGLLIVGGEESVPLPADKPLPYDTKHVIQEVYEEGGILGFWNGVLPSLIMVCNPSIQFMLYETMLLKMKRPYGNKKGRNGVTAFEIFLLGALAKLGATVVTYPLLVLKSRLQAKQDKTGDNRHHYTGTWDAIVKMINYEGIYGFYKGMGTKIVQSVLAAAVLFMMKEELVKGVQSFLAKDGSNAVKRKQ is encoded by the exons atgtcgGACGCTTTGATCAATGGATTGGCCGGAGCTGGGGGAGGGATCATTTCTCAGCTCATAACATACCCTCTTCTAACT TTAAACACTCGCCAACAAACCGACCGTGATGTAAAGAAAATCAAGAGTAAAGTTGGAACCCTCGACCAAATGTGCCAG GTTGTGAAGGAAGAAGGGTGGGAACGATTGTATGGAGGGTTGATACCATCACTAGTTGGTACTGCTGCATCTCAG ggtgtttattattatttctatcaAATATTCAGGAACAGAGCCGAAGAAGCTGCACTAACACAAAAAAAGATTGGCATCAGTGATGGATCAGTTGGAATGCTATCCTCTCTTTTTATTGCTGCTTTATCTGG gTCTCTTAATGTGCTTTTGACGAATCCTATATGGGTTGTTGTCACCCGTATGCAG ACACAAAGAAAAGAGTCAAATAAGAAAGATCCTGACATGGGATTGTTAATTGTTGGTGGTGAAGAAAGCGTTCCTCTTCCTGCAGATAAGCCTCTTCCATATGACACTAAACATGTG ATACAAGAAGTCTATGAAGAAGGTGGAATCCTTGGTTTCTGGAATGGTGTGTTACCATCATTGATCATG GTATGCAACCCTTCCATTCAGTTCATGCTGTATGAAACCATGTTATTAAAGATGAAAAGACCTTATGGGAATAAGAAGGGTAGAAATGGGGTAACTGCATTTGAG ATATTTCTTCTTGGAGCTTTGGCTAAGCTTGGAGCTACTGTTGTAACTTATCCTCTTCTAGTTCTCAAg TCAAGGCTTCAAGCTAAACAGGATAAAACAGGGGACAACAGGCACCATTATACAG GCACATGGGATGCAATTGTTAAGATGATAAACTATGAAGGGATCTATGGATTCTACAAAGGCATGGGCACTAAAATTGTACAAAGTGTTCTAGCTGCTGCTGTTTTGTTCATGATGAAGGAAGAACTCGTTAAGGGCGTTCAATCCTTTCTAGCTAAAGATGGATCTAACGCTGTAAAGCGAAAACAATGA
- the LOC107469663 gene encoding peroxisomal nicotinamide adenine dinucleotide carrier-like isoform X2, with protein sequence MSDALINGLAGAGGGIISQLITYPLLTLNTRQQTDRDVKKIKSKVGTLDQMCQVVKEEGWERLYGGLIPSLVGTAASQGVYYYFYQIFRNRAEEAALTQKKIGISDGSVGMLSSLFIAALSGSLNVLLTNPIWVVVTRMQTQRKESNKKDPDMGLLIVGGEESVPLPADKPLPYDTKHVVEVYEEGGILGFWNGVLPSLIMVCNPSIQFMLYETMLLKMKRPYGNKKGRNGVTAFEIFLLGALAKLGATVVTYPLLVLKSRLQAKQDKTGDNRHHYTGTWDAIVKMINYEGIYGFYKGMGTKIVQSVLAAAVLFMMKEELVKGVQSFLAKDGSNAVKRKQ encoded by the exons atgtcgGACGCTTTGATCAATGGATTGGCCGGAGCTGGGGGAGGGATCATTTCTCAGCTCATAACATACCCTCTTCTAACT TTAAACACTCGCCAACAAACCGACCGTGATGTAAAGAAAATCAAGAGTAAAGTTGGAACCCTCGACCAAATGTGCCAG GTTGTGAAGGAAGAAGGGTGGGAACGATTGTATGGAGGGTTGATACCATCACTAGTTGGTACTGCTGCATCTCAG ggtgtttattattatttctatcaAATATTCAGGAACAGAGCCGAAGAAGCTGCACTAACACAAAAAAAGATTGGCATCAGTGATGGATCAGTTGGAATGCTATCCTCTCTTTTTATTGCTGCTTTATCTGG gTCTCTTAATGTGCTTTTGACGAATCCTATATGGGTTGTTGTCACCCGTATGCAG ACACAAAGAAAAGAGTCAAATAAGAAAGATCCTGACATGGGATTGTTAATTGTTGGTGGTGAAGAAAGCGTTCCTCTTCCTGCAGATAAGCCTCTTCCATATGACACTAAACATGTGGTAG AAGTCTATGAAGAAGGTGGAATCCTTGGTTTCTGGAATGGTGTGTTACCATCATTGATCATG GTATGCAACCCTTCCATTCAGTTCATGCTGTATGAAACCATGTTATTAAAGATGAAAAGACCTTATGGGAATAAGAAGGGTAGAAATGGGGTAACTGCATTTGAG ATATTTCTTCTTGGAGCTTTGGCTAAGCTTGGAGCTACTGTTGTAACTTATCCTCTTCTAGTTCTCAAg TCAAGGCTTCAAGCTAAACAGGATAAAACAGGGGACAACAGGCACCATTATACAG GCACATGGGATGCAATTGTTAAGATGATAAACTATGAAGGGATCTATGGATTCTACAAAGGCATGGGCACTAAAATTGTACAAAGTGTTCTAGCTGCTGCTGTTTTGTTCATGATGAAGGAAGAACTCGTTAAGGGCGTTCAATCCTTTCTAGCTAAAGATGGATCTAACGCTGTAAAGCGAAAACAATGA